A genomic stretch from Setaria viridis chromosome 1, Setaria_viridis_v4.0, whole genome shotgun sequence includes:
- the LOC117861887 gene encoding probable beta-1,3-galactosyltransferase 2 isoform X1 gives MSWRRGGGGGVDGGVSRRWAVLLCVGSFCLGLLFTNRMWTLPEASEIARPNAKVEEGNMPVAAECGSKKVQEKQDYRDILQVQDTHHDVQSLDKTIASLETELSAARSLQESLLNGAPVAEEFKVSESIGRRKYLMVIGINTAFSSRKRRDSIRYTWMPQGEKRKKLEEEKGIIIRFVIGHSAISGGIVDRAIEAEDRKHGDFMRIDHVEGYLALSGKTKTYFATAVSLWDADFYVKVDDDVHVNIATLGNILSKLALKPRVYIGCMKSGPVLSEKGVRYYEPEHWKFGESGNKYFRHATGQLYAISKDLATYISINKHILHKYINEDVSLGSWFIGLDVEHIDDKRLCCGTPPDCEWKAQAGNICAASFDWRCSGICNSEGRIWEVHNKCAEGEKALWNATF, from the exons ATGAGCTGGAgacgcggcgggggcgggggagtgGATGGAGGCGTCTCCAGGAGGTGGGCCGTCCTGCTCTGCGTCGGGAGCTTCTGCCTCGGCCTGCTCTTCACCAACAG AATGTGGACGCTACCTGAGGCGAGCGAGATTGCTAGACCAAATGCAAAAGTAGAGGAAGGCAACATGCCAGTTGCTGCAGAGTGTGGTTCTAAAAAG GTCCAAGAAAAACAAGATTACAGGGATATTTTACAAGTTCAAGATACTCATCATGACGTGCA GTCACTCGATAAGACAATAGCAAGCTTAGAGACAGAGCTATCAGCTGCAAGATCTCTGCAGGAGTCCTTGCTCAACGGTGCGCCTGTTGCAGAAGAGTTCAAAGTTTCTGAATCAATTGGGAGGAGAAAGTACCTTATGGTGATAGGGATCAATACCGCGTTTAGCAGTCGCAAGAGGAGAGATTCCATACGTTACACCTGGATGCCTCAAG gtgaaaagaggaaaaagcttgaagaagaaaaggggatCATAATCCGTTTTGTCATTGGCCACAG TGCTATATCAGGTGGAATTGTTGATAGAGCAATTGAAGCAGAGGACAGAAAACATGGGGATTTCATGAGGATA GATCATGTTGAAGGATATCTTGCATTATCGGGCAAAACAAAGACCTACTTTGCTACAGCTGTTTCACTATGGGATGCAGATTTCTATGTTAAGGTCGATGATGATGTGCATGTGAACATAG CAACGCTGGGAAATATTTTGTCCAAACTTGCATTGAAGCCAAGAGTATATATTGGATGCATGAAATCTGGACCTGTTCTATCTGAAAA GGGTGTGAGATATTATGAGCCTGAGCATTGGAAATTTGGGGAATCAGGAAACAAGTATTTCCGACATGCTACCGGTCAATTATATGCTATTTCGAAAGATCTAGCAACCTACATATCTATAAATAA GCATATCCTGCACAAGTATATAAATGAGGATGTTTCACTGGGTTCTTGGTTCATCGGGTTAGATGTTGAGCATATCGATGACAAAAGACTTTGTTGTGGTACTCCACCTG ATTGCGAATGGAAAGCTCAGGCGGGGAACATTTGCGCCGCGTCATTCGACTGGAGATGCAGCGGCATCTGCAATTCCGAGGGGAGGATCTGGGAAGTGCACAATAAGTGCGCCGAGGGTGAGAAGGCGCTGTGGAACGCCACGTTCTAG
- the LOC117851735 gene encoding pentatricopeptide repeat-containing protein At5g06540 has protein sequence MAPPRPSPSLPAWATANALFRRHRRLLPLLLPAASLRDLLPVLSYCLVSGLARNPFVASRLLLTSSGLSLPFSLLLLSHLPASSLSSFSFNSLIRASPSVLALRLFDQMRRRGVPADPYTLPFLIRACNGSDPPLCKSLHGQGVRLGYGCHLFTQTALMNMYFACGSVVAARRVFEEMPARDVVAWTGLVSGYVDSGMYLKAVEVFQEMRGADDLVWPNEATVVSVASACTGLGLLEYATGLHSYVEKIGLEGELIVRNALVDMYGKCGSIESARGLFCLMCEKDLHSWTAMISGLASHGHGKEAVSLFFSMLEAGLNPDSTTFIVVLSACSHSGLVDEGIHVFNSMKSEYRVSPSIKHYGCMVDLFSRAGLIHRAYEFVSTMPFEPNLEILGALLSACSINNELEIGELVLNKIESLCSYKGGAGVLLSNMYANQNLWQEVDTIRRKIKTEAIARKPPGQSLIATEVLCMSW, from the coding sequence ATGGCGCCACCGCGGCCTTCACCTTCGCTCCCGGCGTGGGCGACGGCCAACGCCCtcttccgccgccaccgccgcctgctgccgctcctcctccccgctgcCTCCCTCCGGGACCTCCTCCCCGTTCTGTCCTACTGCCTCGTCTCCGGCCTCGCTCGCAACCCCTTCGTTGCCTCCCGCCTGCTGCTCACGTCCTCCGGCCTATCccttcccttctccctcctcctcctctcccatctcccggcctcctccctctcttcgTTCTCCTTCAACTCCCTCATCCGCGCCTCCCCGTCCGTCCTCGCGCTCCGCCTGTTCGACCAAATGCGCCGCCGAGGCGTTCCCGCGGACCCATACACCCTCCCGTTCCTGATCCGCGCCTGCAACGGCAGTGATCCTCCGCTGTGCAAGTCTCTGCATGGGCAAGGCGTCCGTCTTGGCTACGGCTGCCACCTCTTCACGCAGACGGCGCTGATGAACATGTACTTCGCCTGCGGGTCGGTGGTCGCCGCTCGCAGGGTGTTCGAGGAAATGCCGGCGAGGGATGTGGTTGCATGGACGGGCCTGGTTTCAGGTTATGTAGACTCCGGGATGTACCTGAAAGCAGTTGAGGTGTTTCAGGAGATGAGAGGTGCTGATGATCTCGTGTGGCCTAATGAGGCAACGGTGGTGTCAGTTGCCTCTGCCTGCACCGGTCTGGGCTTACTGGAGTATGCCACGGGGCTGCATTCATATGTGGAAAAGATTGGCTTGGAGGGCGAGTTGATTGTCAGGAATGCATTGGTTGACATGTATGGGAAGTGTGGCAGCATTGAGTCAGCTCGTGGATTGTTTTGTTTGATGTGCGAGAAGGACCTGCATTCATGGACAGCAATGATTTCAGGGTTGGCTTCGCATGGGCATGGCAAAGAAGCAGTTTCCTTGTTCTTCAGCATGTTGGAGGCGGGATTAAATCCTGATTCGACTACCTTTATTGTGGTTCTCTCTGCTTGTAGCCATTCTGGATTGGTGGATGAGGGGATACATGTCTTCAATTCCATGAAGAGTGAGTATCGTGTCTCTCCGAGCATCAAACACTATGGTTGCATGGTGGACCTTTTCAGCAGAGCAGGGCTTATTCACCGTGCTTATGAATTCGTTAGCACTATGCCTTTTGAACCAAACTTGGAGATTCTTGGGGCCCTGCTGAGTGCATGCAGTATCAACAATGAATTAGAGATTGGGGAGCTCGTGCTCAATAAGATTGAGTCACTCTGCTCCTACAAAGGAGGTGCTGGTGTGCTTCTGTCCAACATGTATGCTAACCAAAACCTGTGGCAGGAAGTTGATACCATTAGAAGGAAGATAAAAACTGAAGCAATTGCCAGGAAGCCACCTGGTCAGAGTTTGATTGCAACAGAAGTTCTTTGCATGAGTTGGTGA
- the LOC117861887 gene encoding probable beta-1,3-galactosyltransferase 2 isoform X2 produces MWTLPEASEIARPNAKVEEGNMPVAAECGSKKVQEKQDYRDILQVQDTHHDVQSLDKTIASLETELSAARSLQESLLNGAPVAEEFKVSESIGRRKYLMVIGINTAFSSRKRRDSIRYTWMPQGEKRKKLEEEKGIIIRFVIGHSAISGGIVDRAIEAEDRKHGDFMRIDHVEGYLALSGKTKTYFATAVSLWDADFYVKVDDDVHVNIATLGNILSKLALKPRVYIGCMKSGPVLSEKGVRYYEPEHWKFGESGNKYFRHATGQLYAISKDLATYISINKHILHKYINEDVSLGSWFIGLDVEHIDDKRLCCGTPPDCEWKAQAGNICAASFDWRCSGICNSEGRIWEVHNKCAEGEKALWNATF; encoded by the exons ATGTGGACGCTACCTGAGGCGAGCGAGATTGCTAGACCAAATGCAAAAGTAGAGGAAGGCAACATGCCAGTTGCTGCAGAGTGTGGTTCTAAAAAG GTCCAAGAAAAACAAGATTACAGGGATATTTTACAAGTTCAAGATACTCATCATGACGTGCA GTCACTCGATAAGACAATAGCAAGCTTAGAGACAGAGCTATCAGCTGCAAGATCTCTGCAGGAGTCCTTGCTCAACGGTGCGCCTGTTGCAGAAGAGTTCAAAGTTTCTGAATCAATTGGGAGGAGAAAGTACCTTATGGTGATAGGGATCAATACCGCGTTTAGCAGTCGCAAGAGGAGAGATTCCATACGTTACACCTGGATGCCTCAAG gtgaaaagaggaaaaagcttgaagaagaaaaggggatCATAATCCGTTTTGTCATTGGCCACAG TGCTATATCAGGTGGAATTGTTGATAGAGCAATTGAAGCAGAGGACAGAAAACATGGGGATTTCATGAGGATA GATCATGTTGAAGGATATCTTGCATTATCGGGCAAAACAAAGACCTACTTTGCTACAGCTGTTTCACTATGGGATGCAGATTTCTATGTTAAGGTCGATGATGATGTGCATGTGAACATAG CAACGCTGGGAAATATTTTGTCCAAACTTGCATTGAAGCCAAGAGTATATATTGGATGCATGAAATCTGGACCTGTTCTATCTGAAAA GGGTGTGAGATATTATGAGCCTGAGCATTGGAAATTTGGGGAATCAGGAAACAAGTATTTCCGACATGCTACCGGTCAATTATATGCTATTTCGAAAGATCTAGCAACCTACATATCTATAAATAA GCATATCCTGCACAAGTATATAAATGAGGATGTTTCACTGGGTTCTTGGTTCATCGGGTTAGATGTTGAGCATATCGATGACAAAAGACTTTGTTGTGGTACTCCACCTG ATTGCGAATGGAAAGCTCAGGCGGGGAACATTTGCGCCGCGTCATTCGACTGGAGATGCAGCGGCATCTGCAATTCCGAGGGGAGGATCTGGGAAGTGCACAATAAGTGCGCCGAGGGTGAGAAGGCGCTGTGGAACGCCACGTTCTAG
- the LOC117853365 gene encoding uncharacterized protein, with translation MAEEVGVIDLAVADEVVHVAGAGAEQRPRGAMHWTSAMSSFVLRRMCQLIESGVRTDKGFKEVHLNQVAKYLQEFSGNEVSGTQVYNHLRKWRQRWMRVSKLRELSGALWIEENCMISLDEEHYKGHIKAHPKDTEFLNKHIENYKEMMIIFGNGLATGKYAMGSNEALGSPFDFTDTSMKTEPYDEDKAAKCIDDVAKVFGEAPKDIIEVISGSGPSKKRKRSVLTEEDHLVMSSMTEAVRDVASAIRETKVEVLNPDLYSAVMYMPGFSEEALICAFSHLVDNKAQGDAFVNMAENHRVLWLRTWLAKNSYM, from the exons ATGGCTGAGGAGGTTGGGGTGATTGATCTGGCAGTGGCTGATGAGGTTGTCCACGTTGCTGGGGCTGGTGCAGAGCAGCGCCCTAGGGGTGCTATGCACTGGACTAGTGCCATGTCTTCCTTTGTCCTGCGCCGTATGTGCCAGCTGATTGAGAGTGGTGTTAGAACAGACAAGGGCTTCAAGGAGGTCCACCTGAACCAAGTTGCCAAGTACCTGCAGGAGTTTAGTGGCAATGAAGTGTCTGGTACTCAAGTGTATAACCACTTGAGGAAGTGGAGACAGAGATGGATGAGGGTGTCCAAGCTTAGGGAACTAAGTGGTGCCCTCTGGATTGAGGAGAATTGCATGATCAGCCTTGATGAGGAGCACTATAAGGGACACATCAAG GCACACCCTAAGGATACTGAATTTCTGAACAAACACATTGAGAACTACAAGGAGATGATGATCATTTTTGGCAATGGGTTGGCCACTGGCAAGTATGCTATGGGTTCTAATGAGGCTCTAGGTAGCCCATTTGACTTTACAGATACCTCAATGAAGACTGAACCATATGATGAGGACAAGGCAGCCAAGTGCATTGATGATGTTGCTAAGGTCTTTGGAGAAGCACCCAAGGATATAATAGAGGTCATTAGTGGTTCTGGTCctagcaagaagaggaagaggtctGTCCTCACTGAGGAGGACCATCTGGTGATGAGCAGTATGACTGAGGCAGTGAGGGATGTTGCTTCTGCTATCCGTGAGACCAAGGTTGAGGTGTTGAACCCTGATCTGTACAGTGCAGTGATGTACATGCCAGGGTTCAGTGAGGAGGCTCTGATCTGTGCTTTCTCCCATCTGGTTGACAACAAGGCCCAGGGTGATGCCTTTGTCAACATGGCTGAGAACCACCGCGTCCTTTGGCTAAGGACATGGCTTGCCAAGAATTCCTACATGTAG
- the LOC140221985 gene encoding uncharacterized protein, giving the protein MDRRFRATPRASESSNHHQRFLRPGALARLRDSRIVARSLRSSACLLLPRSAPPLPSPPAVVAAAEQAGEPRFLGTGGSGRYPLRRRVAAARGVAFLPPPSP; this is encoded by the coding sequence ATGGACCGCCGCTTCCGCGCCACCCCGCGCGCGTCCGAGAGCAGCAACCACCACCAGCGGTTCCTCCGCCCCGGCGCGCTCGCGCGCCTCCGGGACTCCAGGATCGTGGCCCGCTCGCTCCGGtcgtcggcgtgcctcctgctCCCGCGGTCCGCCCCTccgctcccctcgccgccggccgtcgtcgccgcggcaGAGCAGGCTGGTGAACCGCGGTTCCTGGGGACGGGCGGCTCCGGGCGGTACCCGCTCCGGAGGAGGGTCGCCGCGGCCAGGGGCGTGGcgttcttgccgccgccgtcgccgtag